A single window of Ferrimonas balearica DSM 9799 DNA harbors:
- a CDS encoding SDR family oxidoreductase, which yields MIVLLLAATSAIAKPLARHHAEQGDELILVGRNQAKLERLAADLTVRGAAQVQTEVADLADPEAIAMLMARCCPENRVPDLTYCFQGVLPDQAQCQSSPEAALDSIRVNALGLIALLTPLANRLEQAGRGTLVVISSVAGDRGRQSNYVYGSAKALLNTFLEGLRHRLAPKGVTVITVKPGFVDTPMTAEFNKGPLWAQPDTVAQGILSAVRRRRSEVYVPGYWWAIMALIKAIPQPLFNRLKL from the coding sequence ATGATCGTGTTGTTACTCGCCGCCACCTCCGCCATCGCCAAACCTCTTGCCCGGCACCACGCCGAACAGGGTGATGAGCTGATTCTGGTGGGGCGTAATCAAGCGAAACTGGAACGCCTTGCGGCCGATCTGACCGTCCGCGGCGCGGCACAGGTGCAAACCGAAGTGGCTGATCTGGCGGATCCGGAAGCGATCGCCATGCTGATGGCCCGCTGTTGCCCGGAAAACCGCGTACCGGACCTGACCTACTGCTTTCAGGGGGTATTGCCGGATCAGGCCCAATGCCAGAGCAGTCCAGAGGCCGCTCTGGACAGCATCCGCGTTAACGCGCTGGGTTTGATTGCACTGCTGACGCCGCTGGCCAACCGGCTGGAACAGGCCGGGCGCGGCACCCTGGTGGTGATCAGCTCCGTCGCAGGGGATCGCGGCCGCCAGAGCAACTACGTCTACGGCAGCGCCAAGGCCCTGCTCAACACCTTTCTTGAGGGGCTGCGCCATCGCCTCGCCCCAAAAGGCGTCACGGTGATCACCGTGAAACCCGGCTTTGTCGATACGCCGATGACCGCCGAATTCAATAAGGGCCCGTTGTGGGCGCAACCGGACACCGTCGCCCAGGGCATTCTCAGTGCGGTGCGCCGCCGCCGAAGCGAGGTTTACGTGCCGGGATACTGGTGGGCCATCATGGCGCTGATCAAAGCCATTCCCCAACCCCTGTTTAACCGGCTGAAACTGTGA
- the gltS gene encoding sodium/glutamate symporter → METVISIGALESFMIAISVLFLGHIINARLPILKRFNIPEPIVGGLVVACGITILHFQDVDLVFDLPLQNTFMLMFFATVGLAANYTQLVKGGAKVFIFLGIASLCIVMQNAIGVSLASLMGLDPLMGLIAGSITLSGGHGTGAAWSQTLEQMFGLSNTLEIAMASATFGLIAGGIIGTPVAQRLIEKHQLKSEYGNVNLHRRQHPEVVTYNEYEEDKVTAKKVIEVLFILLICVNGAKYLEGWVKGFGISWLMIPDFVYALFIGVVITNILEVTKVRKIETETLDILGTVSLSLFLAMALMSLKLWNIFDLAIPFLIILTIQSIAIGVFTYLVTFRAMGGNYDAATIASGHCGFGLGATPTAVMNMGSVVNRYGPSPQAFMVVPIVGAFFIDIVNLIILQGYLTFLS, encoded by the coding sequence ATGGAAACGGTCATCTCTATCGGTGCGCTGGAATCATTTATGATCGCCATCAGCGTCCTGTTTCTCGGACATATTATTAATGCCCGACTTCCCATTCTGAAACGTTTTAATATTCCGGAGCCCATTGTTGGGGGACTGGTTGTCGCGTGTGGTATCACGATATTGCACTTTCAGGACGTGGACCTGGTGTTTGATCTGCCGCTGCAGAACACCTTTATGTTGATGTTCTTCGCCACGGTGGGCCTGGCTGCCAACTACACCCAGTTGGTTAAAGGCGGTGCCAAGGTGTTTATCTTTCTGGGCATCGCGTCACTGTGCATTGTGATGCAGAATGCCATCGGCGTATCCCTGGCCAGCCTGATGGGGCTTGATCCTCTGATGGGGCTGATTGCCGGCTCCATTACCCTGTCTGGTGGTCACGGTACTGGTGCGGCCTGGTCCCAGACGTTGGAGCAGATGTTTGGCCTCAGCAATACGCTGGAGATCGCCATGGCATCGGCCACCTTTGGCCTGATTGCCGGTGGCATCATCGGCACGCCGGTGGCACAGCGCCTGATTGAGAAGCACCAACTCAAGTCGGAGTACGGCAATGTGAACCTCCATCGTCGCCAGCATCCGGAAGTGGTGACCTATAACGAGTATGAAGAGGACAAGGTCACGGCTAAAAAGGTGATTGAGGTTCTGTTTATTCTGCTGATTTGCGTTAACGGCGCTAAGTACCTTGAAGGTTGGGTAAAAGGCTTCGGTATTAGCTGGCTGATGATTCCGGACTTCGTCTACGCGTTGTTTATTGGTGTGGTTATCACCAATATTCTGGAAGTCACCAAAGTCAGAAAGATTGAAACGGAAACCCTGGATATTCTGGGAACGGTGTCGCTCTCTTTGTTCCTGGCGATGGCGCTGATGAGCCTGAAGTTGTGGAATATTTTCGACCTGGCTATCCCGTTCCTGATTATTCTGACCATACAGTCCATTGCCATCGGAGTGTTTACCTATCTTGTCACTTTCCGGGCGATGGGGGGCAACTACGACGCCGCGACTATCGCCAGTGGTCACTGCGGTTTTGGCCTGGGGGCAACCCCTACGGCGGTGATGAACATGGGGTCGGTGGTCAACCGCTATGGCCCGTCACCACAGGCCTTTATGGTGGTGCCGATTGTGGGGGCGTTCTTTATCGACATCGTTAACCTGATCATCCTGCAGGGTTACCTGACCTTTCTGAGTTGA
- a CDS encoding ABC transporter transmembrane domain-containing protein, with product MQTRTAILPWLWEYLRPHRPRVLLALLALAVGSASWLVLGQGVRLLVDEGFLSGDPAALNRLMLLVLLINLVGAVAVFVRFYLMTWLGERVSADLRKAVFDHLLQLPPSFFAEQRTGEVISRFTADTTVLQTVVGMSLSMALRSALTLVGGGVMMAITSWQLTLAVAVAVPVVLGPILFFGRRVRRLSKDSQDRVADLGARVDETLHEIQTVQAYGHEPLDNRAFRADVESVMATAVRRIRYRSGLIAAVMLLSVTAITLVSWMGALEVMAGGLSAGQLTAFMFYAVLVAGAVATLSEVIGEIMRAAGATERLRELMTVTPAIVAPQAPKPLPMPLRGALQFDDVSFAYPMAPDQPVLKALSLSIKPGERVALVGPSGAGKTTLFQLLKLFYRPDQGQVLLDGVSSHECDPVQWRRQFAMVSQEPVIFADSVLENVRYGRPDASEAEVEQACRAARAHEFVATLPQGYHTHLGERGVRLSGGQKQRIAIARALLADRPILLLDEATSALDAANEAAVQAGLEQLMAGRTTLVIAHRLATVVNADRLVVLEQGEIRAIGDHRSLLQSSPLYRQLAELQLMADPQENLSS from the coding sequence ATGCAAACCCGCACCGCCATTCTGCCCTGGTTATGGGAATACCTCCGTCCGCACCGTCCCCGGGTGCTGTTGGCGTTGCTGGCGCTGGCGGTGGGTTCCGCCTCCTGGCTGGTGCTGGGGCAGGGGGTTCGCCTGCTGGTGGATGAGGGGTTCCTGTCCGGTGATCCGGCAGCACTGAACCGGCTGATGTTACTGGTGCTGTTGATCAACCTGGTGGGGGCGGTCGCGGTGTTTGTGCGCTTTTACCTGATGACCTGGCTGGGCGAGCGGGTCAGCGCTGATCTGCGTAAAGCGGTGTTCGACCATCTGCTGCAACTGCCCCCCTCGTTCTTTGCTGAGCAGCGCACCGGTGAGGTGATCTCCCGCTTTACCGCCGACACCACCGTGTTGCAAACCGTGGTGGGGATGAGTCTGTCGATGGCACTGCGTTCTGCGCTGACGTTGGTCGGCGGTGGAGTCATGATGGCAATCACCAGCTGGCAACTCACTCTAGCGGTGGCCGTGGCTGTCCCGGTGGTGCTGGGCCCCATCCTGTTTTTCGGAAGGCGGGTGCGGCGATTGAGCAAGGACAGTCAGGACCGGGTGGCGGACCTGGGTGCCCGGGTGGATGAAACCCTGCATGAGATCCAGACGGTGCAGGCCTATGGCCATGAACCGCTGGATAATCGGGCGTTCCGGGCCGATGTGGAGTCGGTGATGGCGACCGCGGTGCGCCGTATCCGCTATCGTTCTGGGCTGATCGCCGCGGTGATGCTGCTGTCTGTGACCGCCATTACCCTGGTCAGCTGGATGGGGGCGTTGGAGGTGATGGCGGGCGGACTCAGTGCCGGCCAACTGACCGCCTTTATGTTCTACGCGGTGCTGGTGGCGGGCGCCGTCGCGACGTTAAGTGAAGTGATAGGTGAAATCATGCGGGCCGCCGGAGCGACAGAGCGGCTGCGGGAACTGATGACCGTTACACCAGCCATTGTCGCGCCCCAGGCTCCGAAGCCACTCCCCATGCCTCTGCGGGGCGCTCTGCAGTTTGACGACGTGTCGTTCGCCTACCCGATGGCGCCGGACCAGCCGGTGCTGAAGGCGCTATCCCTCTCCATCAAGCCTGGTGAACGGGTGGCGCTGGTGGGCCCCAGTGGCGCCGGCAAAACCACGCTGTTCCAGTTGCTGAAACTGTTTTACCGGCCTGACCAGGGGCAGGTGTTGCTCGATGGTGTCAGCAGCCACGAGTGCGACCCGGTACAGTGGCGGCGCCAGTTTGCGATGGTCTCTCAGGAGCCGGTGATCTTTGCCGATTCGGTGTTGGAGAACGTGCGTTACGGCCGCCCTGACGCCAGTGAGGCGGAGGTGGAGCAGGCCTGTCGCGCCGCCCGTGCCCACGAGTTTGTGGCGACGCTGCCACAGGGGTATCACACCCACCTGGGTGAGCGGGGAGTGCGATTGTCCGGTGGCCAGAAACAGCGCATTGCCATTGCCCGGGCGCTGCTGGCGGACCGTCCCATCCTGCTGCTGGATGAGGCCACTTCCGCGCTGGATGCGGCGAACGAAGCGGCGGTGCAGGCGGGACTGGAGCAGCTGATGGCGGGTCGCACAACGCTGGTGATTGCCCACCGTTTGGCCACGGTGGTGAACGCCGACCGATTGGTGGTGCTGGAACAGGGCGAGATACGGGCAATCGGAGACCACCGCAGCCTGTTGCAGAGCAGTCCGCTGTACCGTCAACTCGCGGAGCTGCAACTGATGGCCGACCCTCAGGAGAACTTATCGAGCTGA
- a CDS encoding NAD-dependent epimerase/dehydratase family protein produces the protein MRHIILGGDGFLGTELCKKLIARQETVVIADIKRSEDSPIYQSPLVSYVPVDVCQADSLKALEVTPEDHVYHFAARLLVPILPRAQRQSYFWTVLYQGTENVLNYLKQRGAKRLIYFTTDMVYGHTREHPRTESHPRVPLGPYGEAKYQSELLCERYRQEGFDITIFRPRLIIGPGRLGILEKLFKLIDMNLPVPTIGSGNNHYQFISVSDCAEACLAAIDAGYPNRAFNLGSANPPPVNVLLRQLIVHAQSRSILMPTPAFLVKAVLAGLDRINSPLMDPEQYLIADETCVLDIQAGKKELGWEPQDNDQTMLIAAYDSYRSQQQDDPDLERA, from the coding sequence ATGAGACACATCATTCTTGGCGGCGATGGTTTTCTCGGCACCGAGTTGTGCAAAAAACTGATCGCCCGGCAGGAAACCGTGGTAATCGCCGACATTAAACGCAGCGAAGACTCGCCCATCTACCAGAGCCCGCTGGTCAGCTATGTTCCGGTGGATGTGTGCCAGGCGGACAGCCTGAAGGCGCTTGAGGTCACCCCAGAGGACCATGTTTACCACTTTGCCGCGCGCCTGCTGGTGCCCATTCTGCCCCGGGCTCAGCGCCAATCCTATTTCTGGACGGTGCTCTACCAGGGCACCGAAAACGTGCTGAACTACCTGAAGCAGCGCGGCGCGAAACGGTTGATCTACTTCACCACCGATATGGTGTACGGCCATACCCGTGAGCACCCCCGCACCGAGTCCCATCCCCGGGTCCCGCTGGGACCCTACGGCGAGGCCAAATACCAGAGTGAACTGCTGTGCGAACGCTACCGCCAGGAGGGCTTTGATATCACCATATTCCGGCCGCGACTGATCATCGGCCCGGGCCGGCTGGGGATTCTGGAAAAGCTGTTTAAGCTGATCGACATGAACCTGCCGGTGCCCACCATCGGCAGTGGCAATAACCACTACCAGTTCATCTCGGTATCCGATTGTGCCGAAGCCTGCCTTGCCGCCATCGATGCGGGCTATCCCAACCGGGCCTTTAACCTCGGTTCCGCCAATCCGCCCCCCGTCAACGTTCTGCTCAGGCAACTGATTGTGCACGCTCAAAGCCGTTCGATTCTGATGCCGACCCCGGCCTTCTTGGTCAAAGCGGTACTGGCCGGGCTGGACCGCATCAACTCACCGTTGATGGACCCGGAGCAGTACCTGATTGCCGACGAAACCTGCGTACTGGATATCCAGGCCGGTAAAAAGGAGCTGGGGTGGGAACCTCAGGACAATGACCAGACCATGCTGATTGCCGCGTACGACAGTTACCGTAGCCAACAGCAGGATGACCCTGACCTGGAGCGCGCCTGA
- a CDS encoding cadherin repeat domain-containing protein, whose protein sequence is MRTNRRFLLAAWLVLLITGCGGGSGDEGSSTAEPPITTPPEETVLLPHPGLTAPSVTAQYQPERTVRADIEGQKGTLSFELAPGSADDVVEVDPHSGQLRVLNQGDATILVRDSGSPYYKAAEAEWQVTITPGARGQLLTNDLTLSFGDNPASLRVSGAIGQLHYQPMEPQPVIAIDESGRVTALAVGTSLVHIEDDGGRNYQSSGAAAFVRVVPAQGEAAQFQDLDDKPYVPGGTLLPSHTGALAKQVHYVLDDTDSEAVIRLDQESGEMSILGAGDACVRVEQNNGPGYETLADQRFCVTILPAENTGLVISEAPLAFEFDGIVDLPVSGVQGTLTLTLADDAPQDVLAVTNDQRLALLAPGEVRLNVKDDGGRNYLPNQRTVTVTVLPLPHPGLSAINISRPFDADARWIPAIQGAQGELSYRLVKEQDATRVRLDPVSGTLTPLMPGQSTIQVCDDGGRYYAPTNTQFTLTVEKLDNAALAAKPLVTQYQPNQQLIPEFEGVEGSLTLSLLDGQDVVAINSDNSLTTLKSGYAVLRVLDSGNDWYQPAETQLTVTVYPADSPMEAHGLTLSYAPDAQGTLSVIGAVGTPSFAISHGSDQDVVAVDPHTGIVTVLNAGTTNVTVTDPGDAKTGSYRQMVTVTVNKGATNPNLKLASERIQGVYGQLPLEAPRLSGVEPDAWVSYWIEDAAQRQIAQIDSRTGVVTPQQAGIVEVTVTEHSRNYEDSQVQYQAVIELGQHDGLRIDDTTPTHLAFYPDMRIAAPVTDNQYGKLHFSATPSEDYELADDGSLVVHRQPLLRAISVIVEDDGGNKVEPSRAQHTFYLNHIDRDTGEPDTVTFEGSPLLFSAEIEIMKDDHSRLSLASGNDFGTEVLLPDGSGYTRIRASTTLESSGQRVPVTLRLSTRGDCQSPGQWLPLSTPMSAGCSGSQQVRIIMVPGDDYNAALPSGHYLSDEPLMLTQRAKPWASGGVTEMGEEIARQWWLIDIDMYRQ, encoded by the coding sequence ATGCGCACAAATCGGCGTTTCCTGCTGGCAGCCTGGCTGGTGTTACTGATCACCGGCTGCGGTGGCGGTAGCGGTGACGAGGGCAGCTCAACCGCTGAACCCCCTATCACCACCCCGCCGGAGGAAACGGTCCTCCTCCCTCATCCCGGACTGACGGCGCCCAGCGTAACGGCTCAATACCAACCGGAACGAACCGTACGCGCGGATATCGAGGGGCAAAAAGGCACCCTGAGCTTTGAATTGGCCCCCGGCAGCGCCGACGACGTGGTCGAGGTTGACCCCCACAGTGGCCAACTTCGCGTGCTGAATCAGGGAGACGCCACCATCCTCGTCCGTGATAGCGGTTCGCCATACTACAAAGCGGCTGAAGCCGAATGGCAGGTCACCATCACACCGGGAGCCAGGGGGCAACTGCTCACCAACGATCTGACCCTCTCCTTTGGTGACAACCCAGCATCCCTTCGGGTATCTGGCGCCATAGGTCAACTCCACTATCAACCGATGGAACCGCAACCCGTCATCGCCATCGACGAGTCCGGGCGAGTTACGGCTCTGGCGGTTGGCACCAGCCTGGTCCATATCGAAGATGATGGTGGTCGCAATTATCAAAGCTCCGGCGCTGCGGCGTTTGTGCGAGTGGTTCCGGCCCAGGGAGAGGCCGCACAGTTTCAGGATCTCGACGATAAGCCCTATGTGCCCGGAGGCACGCTGCTCCCTTCGCACACTGGCGCTTTGGCGAAGCAGGTGCACTATGTGCTGGATGACACCGACTCCGAGGCCGTGATCCGCCTCGATCAGGAAAGCGGTGAAATGAGCATTCTGGGCGCGGGAGACGCCTGTGTTCGTGTTGAACAGAATAACGGGCCGGGATACGAAACGCTGGCTGACCAACGCTTCTGCGTGACCATCCTTCCGGCGGAAAACACCGGGCTAGTGATCTCTGAAGCGCCGCTGGCATTTGAGTTTGACGGCATCGTCGACCTGCCGGTAAGCGGCGTACAAGGTACGTTGACCCTCACCCTGGCCGACGATGCGCCTCAGGATGTGCTCGCTGTTACCAATGACCAGCGTCTGGCCCTGCTGGCGCCGGGCGAGGTTCGCCTTAACGTGAAGGATGACGGTGGACGCAACTACCTGCCAAACCAGCGCACGGTAACCGTCACAGTGCTGCCACTGCCCCACCCCGGCCTGTCTGCCATCAATATCTCCCGTCCCTTTGACGCGGACGCTCGCTGGATACCTGCCATTCAGGGTGCCCAGGGTGAACTGAGCTACCGATTGGTGAAGGAACAGGACGCGACACGAGTTCGACTGGACCCCGTTTCAGGCACCCTGACACCGCTGATGCCCGGTCAGTCCACGATTCAGGTCTGTGACGATGGTGGACGCTACTACGCCCCGACCAACACCCAGTTCACGCTCACCGTCGAAAAGCTGGATAACGCGGCCCTGGCAGCAAAGCCACTGGTGACCCAGTATCAGCCGAATCAGCAACTGATACCCGAGTTTGAGGGTGTCGAGGGCAGCCTGACTCTTTCCCTGCTGGATGGGCAGGACGTGGTGGCCATTAATTCGGACAACAGTCTGACGACCCTCAAATCGGGCTATGCCGTTCTCCGTGTGCTGGACAGCGGTAACGACTGGTATCAGCCTGCAGAAACCCAGTTGACCGTCACCGTTTACCCGGCCGACAGCCCCATGGAAGCCCATGGCCTCACACTGAGCTATGCCCCGGACGCCCAGGGCACCCTGTCGGTCATCGGCGCGGTCGGCACACCGAGCTTCGCCATCAGCCACGGCTCCGATCAGGATGTGGTCGCCGTTGACCCCCACACCGGCATCGTCACCGTACTGAACGCCGGTACCACCAATGTCACGGTCACCGATCCGGGTGATGCCAAAACCGGGTCCTACCGCCAGATGGTGACTGTGACCGTCAACAAAGGCGCTACCAACCCTAACCTCAAACTCGCCAGCGAGCGGATCCAGGGGGTTTATGGGCAATTGCCCCTCGAAGCGCCGCGACTCTCGGGCGTGGAACCGGACGCCTGGGTCAGCTACTGGATTGAGGACGCCGCACAGCGCCAAATCGCCCAGATCGATTCACGCACCGGCGTTGTAACCCCCCAGCAGGCCGGCATTGTCGAGGTCACGGTCACCGAGCACAGTCGAAACTACGAAGACAGTCAGGTGCAGTACCAAGCGGTGATCGAACTGGGGCAGCATGACGGGTTGAGAATCGATGACACCACGCCAACGCATCTCGCCTTCTATCCGGATATGCGAATAGCGGCCCCGGTTACCGACAATCAGTACGGTAAGTTGCACTTCTCCGCTACGCCATCGGAAGATTATGAGCTGGCCGACGATGGCAGCCTGGTGGTCCACCGCCAGCCACTGTTGAGAGCCATCAGCGTCATTGTTGAAGACGATGGGGGCAACAAGGTGGAGCCGAGCCGGGCTCAACACACCTTCTACCTCAACCACATCGACCGAGACACCGGGGAGCCGGACACCGTCACCTTTGAGGGCAGCCCCCTGCTGTTTAGTGCAGAGATCGAGATCATGAAGGACGACCACAGCCGCCTTTCACTGGCAAGTGGTAATGACTTCGGCACAGAGGTGCTGTTACCGGATGGCAGTGGTTACACCCGTATTCGAGCCTCAACGACCTTAGAGTCCAGCGGGCAACGTGTCCCGGTCACGCTGCGTTTGAGCACCCGCGGGGATTGTCAGTCACCGGGGCAGTGGTTGCCACTGTCGACGCCCATGTCCGCCGGATGCAGCGGGAGCCAGCAGGTACGAATCATTATGGTGCCTGGAGATGACTACAATGCTGCGCTGCCCTCAGGGCATTATCTTTCCGATGAGCCGCTGATGCTGACTCAACGGGCCAAGCCCTGGGCCAGCGGAGGGGTTACCGAGATGGGTGAGGAAATTGCCCGCCAGTGGTGGCTGATTGATATCGACATGTATCGGCAATAA
- a CDS encoding FAD-binding oxidoreductase: protein MAETCDYLPWGHLPTPPQRVHRLDSPEQLNTLSGSLLPFGLGRSYGDSCVNSEGLLVDTRSWDHYLSFQDGRLRCEAGVTLAQVVQTFVPKGWFLPVTPGTQSVTIGGAIANDVHGKNHHSAGTFGCHVREIGLWRSDRGEVVCSAEQEPELFAATIGGLGLTGLILWAEIQLKPIPGNQVTVQTQPFQDLDEFIALSARHQNTEYTVAWLDCFSAKAGRCRGLFYAGEHSAASKPLRQGWRPRMPFNLPGGVMNRATISAFNELYYRQGLRQPNKQQSLIPFFYPLDGIDQWHRLYGRKGFFQYQCVMPLEAKAGMQSILERIQSAGTGSFLGVLKVFADKPSPGLLSFPQPGICLALDLPNRGESTLSLMRELDAILRDHSGRLYPAKDARMDPNDFQRTYPALEPFRHQCDPRFSSDFWRRVDNGARS, encoded by the coding sequence TTGGCTGAAACCTGTGATTACTTGCCTTGGGGCCATCTGCCTACGCCACCCCAGCGGGTTCACCGCCTTGATAGCCCGGAACAACTGAACACCCTCAGCGGCAGCCTGCTGCCGTTTGGGCTGGGACGCAGCTATGGCGACAGTTGCGTCAACAGCGAAGGGCTGCTGGTGGACACCCGCAGCTGGGACCACTATCTCAGTTTCCAGGACGGGCGATTGCGCTGTGAAGCGGGGGTCACCCTGGCGCAGGTGGTACAGACCTTTGTGCCCAAAGGCTGGTTTCTGCCGGTCACTCCGGGCACCCAGTCGGTCACCATTGGCGGCGCCATCGCCAACGATGTCCACGGCAAAAATCATCACAGCGCCGGCACCTTTGGCTGCCATGTCCGGGAGATCGGTCTTTGGCGCAGTGACCGGGGCGAAGTGGTGTGCTCCGCCGAACAGGAGCCAGAGCTGTTTGCTGCCACTATTGGCGGACTGGGGCTGACAGGACTGATTCTGTGGGCCGAGATCCAGCTTAAGCCCATCCCGGGCAATCAGGTGACGGTACAGACCCAGCCCTTCCAGGATCTGGATGAATTTATCGCCTTGTCCGCCCGGCACCAGAACACCGAATACACCGTCGCCTGGCTCGATTGCTTCTCCGCCAAGGCCGGTCGATGTCGCGGGCTGTTTTACGCTGGCGAGCACAGCGCAGCCAGCAAGCCACTGCGCCAGGGGTGGCGGCCCAGAATGCCCTTTAATCTGCCCGGCGGGGTGATGAACCGCGCCACCATCTCGGCCTTTAACGAGCTCTACTACCGGCAAGGCTTGCGCCAACCCAACAAGCAGCAATCGCTGATCCCCTTCTTCTACCCGCTCGACGGTATCGACCAGTGGCACCGGCTTTATGGCCGTAAGGGATTCTTCCAGTACCAGTGTGTCATGCCACTGGAAGCCAAGGCGGGCATGCAATCGATTCTGGAGCGGATCCAATCCGCGGGCACAGGCTCCTTCCTCGGCGTGCTGAAGGTGTTTGCCGACAAGCCCTCTCCGGGCCTGCTGTCGTTCCCCCAGCCCGGCATCTGTCTGGCACTGGACCTGCCCAACCGGGGCGAGAGCACACTGAGCCTGATGCGGGAGCTGGACGCCATCCTGCGGGACCACAGTGGTCGACTCTACCCCGCCAAGGATGCCCGAATGGACCCCAACGACTTCCAGCGCACCTACCCGGCGCTGGAGCCCTTCCGTCACCAATGCGATCCCCGTTTCAGCTCCGATTTCTGGCGCCGGGTCGATAATGGAGCCCGCTCATGA
- a CDS encoding UbiA family prenyltransferase codes for MASKIHSLAPQHPPGRISQAGVPLCVDLDGTLLKTDLLLEQLVVLLRTRPMALFGLFWLAFTQGLAAFKRSLADQVNLNVTTLPYHKPLLHYLEQQARKRPLWLCTGTDQHLAEAVARHLRLFDGVIGSDGTTNMTGHNKAKHLLERFGSAGFDYIGNEKKDLAIWQHSRRALVVTRSRQFARWVRNHANLRGVFWTKPLAAKHYIKAVRAHQWSKNVLILVPLLLGHGSLQPQTIGLALATLVAFCALASATYIFNDLMDLESDRQHHEKRNRPYASGQISLATALALIPALLMGCLLIASQLPTAVGLTMLLYGVVTLSYTLWLKHQMLIDVFVLAGLYTLRIVIGMMIVGGPPSFWLMAFSLFFFLSLAMAKRVTEITNKLRLQPKVVRVRGYQPQDNPLLTMYGSGCGIVSTLIITLYINSEKVRTLYALPELLWLLCPVLLFWLARIWMLTYRGELHEDPVLFAIRDRTSQVLIGLSALIVLLAANGEVWFG; via the coding sequence TTGGCATCAAAAATTCACTCTCTGGCACCACAGCACCCTCCTGGCCGCATCAGTCAGGCTGGTGTGCCGTTGTGCGTTGATCTGGATGGCACCCTGTTGAAGACCGACCTGCTGCTGGAGCAGCTGGTGGTCCTGCTGCGAACCCGGCCCATGGCGCTGTTCGGCCTGTTCTGGCTGGCGTTCACCCAGGGTTTGGCCGCGTTTAAGCGGTCGCTGGCCGATCAGGTCAATCTCAATGTCACCACCCTGCCCTACCACAAGCCTCTGCTGCATTATCTGGAGCAGCAGGCCCGCAAAAGGCCACTGTGGCTCTGTACCGGTACCGACCAGCATCTGGCGGAGGCGGTGGCCCGGCACCTGCGGCTGTTTGATGGGGTGATCGGCTCCGACGGCACCACCAATATGACCGGTCACAACAAAGCAAAACACCTGCTGGAACGGTTTGGCTCTGCGGGCTTTGATTACATCGGCAACGAGAAGAAAGACCTGGCGATCTGGCAACACAGTCGCCGCGCCCTGGTGGTGACCCGCTCCCGCCAGTTTGCCCGGTGGGTGCGAAACCACGCCAACCTGCGGGGGGTCTTCTGGACCAAGCCTCTGGCCGCCAAGCACTACATCAAGGCGGTGCGGGCCCACCAGTGGAGCAAAAATGTCCTGATCCTGGTGCCGCTGCTGCTGGGCCACGGCAGTTTGCAGCCGCAAACCATTGGCCTGGCACTGGCCACGCTGGTGGCGTTCTGCGCCCTGGCCTCCGCCACCTATATCTTTAATGACCTGATGGATCTGGAATCCGACCGTCAGCACCATGAAAAGCGCAATCGACCCTACGCCTCCGGACAGATCTCGCTGGCAACGGCGCTGGCGCTGATCCCGGCGCTGCTGATGGGCTGCCTGCTCATCGCCAGCCAACTGCCCACTGCCGTGGGCCTGACCATGCTGCTCTACGGTGTCGTCACCCTCTCCTACACCCTCTGGTTGAAACACCAGATGTTGATCGACGTGTTTGTGCTGGCCGGGCTGTATACCCTCAGGATCGTTATCGGCATGATGATTGTGGGCGGCCCACCGTCGTTCTGGCTGATGGCCTTTTCGCTGTTCTTCTTCCTCAGTCTGGCGATGGCCAAGCGGGTCACCGAAATCACCAATAAGTTGCGCCTGCAACCGAAGGTGGTGCGGGTGCGGGGCTATCAGCCTCAGGACAACCCCCTGCTCACCATGTACGGCAGCGGCTGCGGCATCGTCTCCACCCTGATCATCACCCTCTACATCAACAGCGAAAAGGTGCGCACCCTTTACGCCCTGCCGGAGCTGCTGTGGCTGCTCTGCCCGGTGCTGCTGTTCTGGCTGGCCCGGATCTGGATGCTGACCTACCGGGGCGAACTGCATGAAGACCCGGTGTTGTTTGCCATCCGGGACCGCACCAGCCAGGTGCTGATCGGGCTCAGTGCCCTGATTGTTCTGCTGGCCGCCAATGGGGAGGTGTGGTTTGGCTGA